The Methylomicrobium agile genome has a segment encoding these proteins:
- a CDS encoding HTH domain-containing protein, which yields MDRFDRIFKLHNLFASRRTPISMKALKQELQCSRATVARALEEMEDYLGAPVEYDKKRNGYFYNRRDGEHPYELPGLWFSADELHGLLICQHLLTRKYGADVEVKEPDFLVEAVMRQVEKMREIYPRT from the coding sequence ATGGATCGCTTCGACCGGATCTTCAAATTGCACAATCTTTTCGCGAGCCGCCGCACGCCGATTTCGATGAAAGCGTTGAAGCAGGAACTGCAATGCTCCCGCGCCACGGTGGCAAGGGCGCTGGAAGAAATGGAAGACTATCTCGGCGCGCCGGTCGAATACGACAAAAAACGCAACGGTTATTTTTATAACCGCCGCGACGGCGAGCATCCCTACGAACTGCCCGGACTGTGGTTCAGCGCCGACGAACTGCACGGCCTGTTGATCTGCCAGCATCTTTTGACCCGGAAATATGGGGCGGATGTGGAGGTGAAGGAACCGGATTTTCTGGTTGAAGCGGTGATGAGACAGGTGGAGAAGATGCGGGAAATATATCCGAGAACTTAA
- a CDS encoding IS5 family transposase (programmed frameshift): MSQPAHRRHDISDTVWSLLEPHLPGRAGAWGGKARDNRLFINAVFWILRTGAPWRDLPPDYGDWKNTHRRFCRWRDHGVWEALLEQLVTEPDYEWLMIDASHIKVHPHATGAQGGNQGMAVTKGGFNSKIHLAVDAHGMPVRILITAGTTADCSQASALIEGVDAQYLLADKGYDSDAIVAQAEANQMTVVIPPRRNRKQPRDYDRDLYKLRHLVENAFLHLKRWRGIATRYAKNTASFLAAVQIRCIALWTAIL, from the exons ATGTCCCAACCTGCCCACCGCCGCCATGACATTTCCGATACGGTTTGGAGCTTACTGGAACCCCATCTGCCCGGCCGTGCCGGGGCCTGGGGCGGAAAAGCGCGAGACAACCGCTTGTTTATCAATGCGGTCTTCTGGATTTTGCGTACCGGTGCGCCATGGCGCGACCTGCCACCTGACTATGGCGATTGGAAGAACACCCATCGCCGGTTTTGCCGTTGGCGAGATCACGGCGTCTGGGAAGCCCTGTTGGAACAGTTGGTCACCGAACCCGACTATGAATGGTTGATGATTGATGCCAGCCACATCAAAGTCCATCCGCATGCGACCGGCGCGCAAGGCGGCAATCAGGGCATGGCGGTCACAAAAGGGGGCT TCAACAGTAAGATACATCTGGCCGTGGATGCGCATGGTATGCCGGTCAGAATCCTTATTACAGCAGGTACCACAGCAGATTGTTCGCAGGCTTCAGCCTTGATCGAAGGCGTGGATGCTCAGTACTTATTGGCGGACAAAGGCTACGATAGCGATGCTATCGTAGCCCAAGCCGAAGCAAATCAGATGACGGTGGTCATTCCGCCACGCCGCAATCGAAAACAACCCCGCGACTACGATCGCGACCTGTACAAACTGCGGCATTTAGTAGAAAACGCGTTCTTGCACCTCAAGCGCTGGCGAGGTATTGCCACACGCTATGCCAAGAACACCGCATCGTTCCTGGCCGCTGTGCAGATCCGGTGCATCGCCCTGTGGACAGCTATCTTATGA
- a CDS encoding cupin domain-containing protein — translation MKETVKCFDPELEFYTKERCFIAELSNTPDDPAVSIARARVAPGVTTRRHRVRETAERYVILEGRGRVEIGSLPPQEVGPGDVVLIPPSCPQRIANTGAGDLIFLAVCSPRFTNEAYEDIDDEPDSGGTAALSPDVLSA, via the coding sequence ATGAAAGAGACCGTCAAGTGCTTCGATCCCGAGTTGGAGTTTTATACGAAGGAAAGATGCTTTATCGCCGAATTGTCGAATACGCCGGATGATCCGGCCGTATCGATCGCGCGGGCGCGCGTGGCGCCCGGCGTGACGACGCGCCGGCATCGGGTCAGGGAGACGGCGGAACGCTATGTGATTCTTGAAGGCAGGGGACGGGTGGAAATCGGCAGTCTGCCGCCGCAGGAGGTCGGCCCCGGCGATGTGGTATTGATTCCGCCGTCCTGCCCTCAGCGGATTGCCAACACCGGGGCAGGCGATCTGATCTTTCTCGCCGTATGCAGTCCCCGTTTCACGAATGAAGCCTACGAAGACATCGACGACGAGCCTGATTCAGGCGGGACGGCTGCCTTATCGCCGGACGTTTTGTCCGCGTGA
- a CDS encoding cyclic 2,3-diphosphoglycerate synthase, whose product MGTPGRRTRLLIMGAAGRDFHNFNRVYRDDPTSEVVAFTAAQIPDIAGRRYPAALAGPLYPEGIPIVDEAELEALCKAYRIDRVVFSYSDVPHTDVMHAASIALAQGADFLLLGPNRTMLEASVPVIACCAVRTGCGKSQTTRWLSGRLQAQGLKTAVIRHPMPYGDLKKQAVQRFASRADLDAADCTVEEREEYEPHLALGNTVFAGIDYAEIVPRAEREADIILWDGGNNDFPFVRPDLLIVLADPLRPGHETAYHPGEAVLRMADIVLIGKTNSAAEADVRRVADSARRLNPRAPILRGASVVQLDQPEKVAGKRVLVVEDGPTLTHGGMAYGAGYVAAMEAGAGEIVDPRAFAAEEIAGLYRRYPHIGKVLPAVGYHPRQLKALRETINAAPADAVITATPCDLAALIAIDKPVFRAGYEFAEMGKPSLSGLIDRFLRDKNLISA is encoded by the coding sequence ATGGGCACTCCAGGAAGACGTACGCGACTGCTGATCATGGGCGCGGCCGGACGCGATTTCCACAACTTCAACCGCGTTTACCGCGACGATCCGACCAGCGAAGTCGTCGCGTTCACCGCCGCGCAAATTCCGGATATTGCCGGCCGCCGCTATCCGGCCGCGCTGGCCGGCCCCCTGTATCCCGAAGGCATTCCGATCGTCGATGAAGCCGAGCTCGAAGCTCTCTGCAAAGCGTATAGGATCGATCGGGTTGTCTTCTCATACAGCGATGTGCCCCATACCGACGTGATGCATGCGGCCTCGATCGCGCTCGCGCAAGGCGCCGATTTTCTGCTGCTGGGACCGAACCGGACGATGCTGGAAGCCTCGGTGCCGGTGATCGCCTGCTGCGCGGTACGCACCGGCTGCGGCAAATCGCAAACGACGCGCTGGCTGTCCGGACGGCTGCAGGCGCAAGGCTTGAAAACCGCAGTGATCCGCCATCCGATGCCTTACGGGGATCTGAAAAAACAGGCGGTGCAGCGGTTCGCCAGCCGCGCCGACCTCGATGCGGCCGATTGCACGGTCGAGGAACGCGAGGAATACGAGCCGCATCTGGCCCTGGGCAATACGGTGTTCGCGGGGATCGATTACGCCGAGATCGTTCCGCGCGCCGAACGGGAAGCCGACATCATCCTGTGGGACGGCGGCAATAACGATTTTCCGTTCGTGCGTCCGGATCTGCTGATCGTGCTGGCCGATCCCCTGCGGCCCGGACACGAAACCGCCTATCATCCCGGAGAAGCGGTATTGCGGATGGCCGACATCGTGCTGATCGGAAAGACCAATTCGGCGGCGGAGGCGGACGTGCGGCGGGTCGCCGATTCGGCGCGGCGATTGAACCCTCGCGCGCCGATCCTGCGCGGCGCATCGGTCGTGCAGCTGGATCAACCGGAAAAGGTGGCCGGCAAACGGGTGCTCGTGGTCGAAGACGGTCCCACCCTCACGCACGGCGGCATGGCCTACGGCGCGGGATACGTCGCGGCCATGGAAGCCGGGGCCGGAGAGATCGTCGACCCGCGCGCTTTCGCGGCCGAAGAGATCGCCGGCCTCTACCGCCGTTATCCGCACATAGGAAAGGTGCTGCCGGCCGTAGGCTACCATCCGCGGCAGCTCAAAGCCCTGCGGGAGACCATCAATGCCGCGCCGGCCGACGCGGTGATCACCGCCACCCCGTGCGATCTGGCGGCGCTGATCGCGATCGATAAGCCGGTGTTCCGCGCCGGCTATGAATTCGCGGAAATGGGCAAGCCCTCGCTAAGCGGATTGATAGACCGGTTTTTGAGAGACAAAAACCTGATTTCGGCGTGA
- a CDS encoding efflux RND transporter periplasmic adaptor subunit, whose amino-acid sequence MIKNTRRPIVIQRNSLSWELSTVLPEGTLFLDRFRIRLGHLAGLAAMAALVAAGGCKDAEAPGAQPPQGPPPNVKIAQPVSRAVTEWDEYTGRLEAVEAVEVRARVSGYLDKVNFKDGEKVRKGDLLFVIDPRPFKAQLDYAKAELERVKSRKELAQNDLDRAERLFKVKAISKEEYDARQKGLREASAVVASAAANVETARLNLEYTQIRAPIDGRISRELITVGNLVKTDDTLLTTIVSTNPVYVYVDADERAVLKYRRQKNGGTAAAIDGTPVELALADENDFPHRGVLDYIAPREDTATGTITLRGVFPNDDDFLRPGFFARLRVRLGEPYPALLIPDQAIGTDQANRFVWAVKPNNEVEYRTVELGAHIGQSYVIRKGLKPDEWIVIEGLQKIRPGITVNPERINLAETQPGQ is encoded by the coding sequence ATGATAAAGAATACTCGCAGGCCAATCGTTATCCAGCGCAACAGCCTTTCCTGGGAATTGTCCACTGTCCTACCCGAAGGCACTCTTTTCTTGGACCGCTTTCGCATCCGTCTGGGGCATCTGGCCGGATTGGCCGCAATGGCCGCCCTCGTTGCGGCCGGCGGCTGCAAAGATGCCGAGGCGCCCGGCGCCCAGCCGCCCCAAGGCCCTCCGCCCAACGTAAAAATCGCCCAACCCGTGAGCCGCGCCGTGACCGAATGGGACGAATACACCGGCCGGCTCGAAGCGGTGGAAGCGGTCGAAGTACGCGCCCGGGTCAGCGGCTATCTGGACAAGGTCAACTTCAAGGACGGCGAGAAAGTCCGGAAAGGCGACCTGCTGTTCGTGATCGATCCCCGTCCCTTCAAGGCCCAGCTCGACTATGCGAAAGCGGAACTGGAGCGGGTCAAGTCCCGGAAGGAGCTGGCGCAAAACGATCTGGACCGGGCCGAACGGCTGTTCAAGGTCAAGGCGATCTCCAAGGAAGAATACGACGCCCGCCAGAAAGGCTTGCGCGAGGCATCGGCAGTGGTCGCCTCCGCCGCCGCCAATGTCGAAACCGCGCGCCTGAATCTCGAATACACCCAGATCCGCGCACCGATCGACGGCCGCATCAGCAGAGAACTGATCACGGTCGGCAACCTGGTCAAGACGGATGACACGCTGCTGACCACGATCGTATCGACCAACCCGGTCTATGTCTATGTCGATGCGGACGAACGCGCGGTACTGAAATACCGCCGGCAAAAAAACGGAGGTACGGCGGCCGCCATCGACGGCACCCCGGTGGAATTGGCGCTGGCCGATGAAAACGACTTTCCGCACCGGGGCGTGCTCGATTACATCGCGCCCCGCGAAGATACGGCCACCGGCACGATTACGCTGCGCGGCGTCTTTCCCAACGATGACGACTTTCTGAGACCCGGCTTTTTCGCAAGGTTGCGGGTGCGCCTCGGCGAACCCTATCCCGCCCTGCTGATTCCGGATCAGGCGATCGGTACCGACCAGGCCAACCGTTTCGTCTGGGCCGTCAAGCCCAATAACGAGGTGGAATACCGCACGGTCGAGCTGGGCGCGCATATCGGGCAGTCGTATGTGATCCGGAAAGGACTGAAACCGGACGAGTGGATCGTGATCGAAGGATTGCAAAAAATCCGCCCCGGCATCACGGTCAACCCCGAACGCATTAACCTCGCCGAAACCCAACCCGGACAATAG
- a CDS encoding TetR/AcrR family transcriptional regulator, whose protein sequence is MIKCGRPAKGSELLSRDRVLDTALTLFLEHGYGNLSMEAIAKDARVSLRTIYSQFGSKAGLFGALIRRCSDQFVGTLSLQGQPEIALAAFAKEFLFRITRPDVVRMRSILIGESPRFPDLATQFYEQGPKRTLEHLAQYFARQRAAGRIIPVDPHVLADQFLSCLRSERFQKLQLGLENTPTEAEIEAWAQQAVRLFLYGCAAEKK, encoded by the coding sequence ATGATCAAATGCGGACGTCCTGCCAAAGGCAGCGAACTTTTAAGCCGCGACCGGGTGCTGGATACGGCGTTGACGCTATTTCTGGAACACGGCTACGGAAATCTCAGCATGGAAGCGATCGCCAAAGACGCGCGGGTGTCTTTGCGGACGATCTACAGCCAGTTCGGCAGCAAAGCCGGCCTGTTCGGCGCGCTGATCAGGCGTTGCAGCGACCAGTTCGTCGGCACGCTGTCCCTGCAGGGACAGCCGGAAATCGCGCTTGCCGCTTTTGCCAAAGAATTTCTGTTCCGTATCACCCGGCCCGATGTCGTGCGCATGCGCTCGATCCTGATCGGCGAATCGCCGCGTTTTCCGGATCTTGCCACGCAGTTTTACGAGCAGGGGCCAAAGCGCACGCTCGAACATTTGGCGCAATATTTTGCCCGGCAGCGGGCCGCGGGACGGATTATTCCCGTCGATCCCCATGTTTTGGCGGACCAATTCCTGAGTTGCCTGCGTAGCGAACGTTTCCAGAAACTGCAGCTTGGACTGGAAAACACGCCGACGGAAGCGGAAATCGAAGCCTGGGCGCAACAGGCCGTCCGCTTATTTCTTTACGGCTGCGCGGCGGAGAAAAAATGA
- a CDS encoding efflux transporter outer membrane subunit — MSASTVTPYMRVFFGRRFFPFALSGAALLAGCAVGPDYETPAAPAPAAFSNAELESYSDQETQKDWWKLFGDAELNALVDRALQHNYDLQGALANLREARALYLESGLNLAPIVTSHANYTDQKRSVGSLNNRNFVPRGLKLYSAGFDAFWEVDFFGRVRRDIEASRGEVEAQEASLRDLQVSVIAEVARNYSELRGLQNQLAVARKNAANQAETLEITQARLEIGRGTELDTSRASAQLDSTLATVPPLEAAVKQAIHRLGVLTGQAPGALDAKLAPPAPIPKLPGNIAIGSPSDLLRRRPDIRIAERTLAASTARIGVATADLFPRVTFVGTLSLEASTLSGLGAVGSETYSAGPRISWPALDLGRVYARIKAADANADANLAQYRQTVLNALEETENTLVTYDRERSRRTHLLAAAEASEKAHQLAHLRFEEGIADFLTVLDSESRLLQDQSQLAQSETAVATALVAIYKALGGGWETLPVKK; from the coding sequence ATGAGTGCGTCGACCGTTACCCCGTACATGAGAGTGTTTTTCGGGAGAAGATTTTTCCCGTTCGCGTTATCGGGCGCCGCCTTACTGGCCGGCTGCGCCGTCGGACCCGACTACGAAACACCGGCCGCACCGGCGCCGGCCGCTTTTTCGAATGCCGAGCTTGAGAGTTATTCGGATCAAGAAACGCAAAAAGATTGGTGGAAACTGTTCGGGGACGCCGAACTGAACGCCCTGGTCGACCGGGCCCTGCAGCATAATTACGATCTGCAAGGCGCGCTCGCCAATCTTCGGGAAGCCCGGGCGCTGTACCTGGAGTCCGGACTGAATCTGGCGCCGATCGTCACTTCGCATGCGAACTACACCGACCAGAAGCGCAGCGTCGGCTCGTTGAACAACCGGAATTTCGTTCCGCGCGGCCTGAAGCTCTACAGCGCCGGCTTCGACGCGTTCTGGGAGGTCGATTTCTTCGGCCGCGTGCGCCGCGACATCGAAGCCAGCCGCGGCGAGGTCGAGGCGCAGGAAGCCAGTCTGCGTGATCTGCAAGTCAGCGTGATCGCCGAAGTCGCCCGGAACTATTCCGAATTGCGCGGGCTGCAGAATCAGCTCGCCGTCGCCCGAAAAAACGCCGCGAACCAGGCCGAGACGCTGGAGATCACCCAAGCCCGCCTCGAAATCGGCCGCGGCACCGAGCTAGATACCTCCCGCGCCTCGGCCCAGCTCGATTCGACCCTCGCCACCGTTCCGCCGCTGGAAGCCGCGGTCAAACAGGCCATCCATCGGCTCGGCGTGCTGACCGGCCAGGCGCCCGGCGCACTCGACGCGAAACTGGCGCCGCCTGCGCCGATCCCGAAACTGCCCGGGAACATCGCGATCGGCAGCCCGTCCGATCTGCTGCGCCGCCGGCCCGACATCCGGATCGCGGAACGGACGCTGGCGGCATCGACCGCCCGAATCGGCGTCGCGACCGCCGACCTGTTTCCGCGCGTGACTTTCGTCGGCACCCTGTCGCTGGAAGCGAGCACCTTGTCGGGGCTGGGCGCGGTCGGCTCCGAAACTTACTCCGCGGGGCCGCGCATCAGTTGGCCCGCGCTGGACCTGGGCCGCGTCTATGCCCGGATCAAGGCTGCCGATGCGAACGCCGACGCCAATCTGGCCCAATACCGGCAAACCGTGCTGAATGCGCTGGAGGAAACCGAAAACACGCTGGTCACCTATGACCGGGAGCGCAGCCGGCGAACACACCTGCTGGCGGCGGCGGAAGCCAGCGAAAAAGCGCACCAACTGGCCCACTTGCGCTTCGAAGAAGGCATCGCCGATTTTCTGACCGTGCTGGACAGCGAGTCGCGGCTACTGCAGGACCAAAGCCAGCTGGCCCAAAGCGAAACCGCCGTGGCAACCGCCCTGGTCGCGATTTATAAGGCCCTGGGCGGCGGTTGGGAAACGCTGCCGGTAAAAAAATGA
- a CDS encoding efflux RND transporter permease subunit: MGRFTDFFIGRPIFASVLSILIVLVGGISLIQLPIAQYPEIAPPTIQISTVYPGANAQVVAETVATPLEQEVNGVEDMLYLSSQSTNSGNMALTVTFKPGTNMDKAQVLVQNRVALAEPKLPEEVRRQGISVKKRSPDLSLVVNLISPDKRYDSVYLSNYALLQLKDTLARLPGVGDLAIFGARDYSMRLWLNPEKIAARDLTASDVVNAIREQNIQVAAGVVGQPPATEKTDFQYTISTLGRLSEPEQFADIVIKQGPEGQITRLKDVARIELGAKDYNSGLFLDGEPSVGLAIFQLPGSNALETKEAVMDAMAKLKKNFPKGMDYVLVYDTVVFVQKSIEAVVKTLFEAILLVVLVVVIFLQNWRATVIPLLAVPVSLIGTFAVMAALGLSLNTLSLFGLVLAIGIVVDDAIVVVENVERHIALGLRAREAARKAMSEVVGPIIATALVLVAVFVPTAFITGVSGAFYKQFALTIAVSTLISAFNSLTLSPALCALLLDRAHGDKDWFTRLFDRLFGRFFHVFNRFFDRFSEGYSRLVGRLIRMTAVVLVLYVGLNGLNILAFEKVPTSFIPQQDQGYLILYAQLPDAASLSRTQAVVQQTTKIVLDTPGVNHVIAYAGWSVISGANQSNVATLFARLKPFEERAGRPDLYADSVIKKLNQSLAAVQDAHIAVFPPPPVRGISTIGGFKLQIQDRTNAGIAELQRVNAEMIAQGNRQPGLTGLFTTFRADVPQLFVDVDRTRVKAMNVPLQEVFDTLQIYLGSAYVNDFNAFGRTYQVIAQADSEFRLRPEDIAELKTRNVKGGMVPLRSLVEVEDIKGPDKITRYNMYPAAEINGSTLPGVSSGQAIELMDKVLNAELPRGFGYEWTELSLQQILAGNVALLVFPLSVVFVFLALAAQYESWSLPFAVILIVPMCILSSMAGVWMSGMDNNIFTQVGFIVLVGLASKNAILIVEFAKRRHEEGLDHFTAAVEASRIRLRPILMTSFAFIMGVFPLVVAEGAGAESRRLLGTAVFSGMTGVTLFGLLLTPVFYVTAQGLAQRMAASKSKTGQAADQLSSGSKS, from the coding sequence ATGGGCCGATTCACCGATTTTTTCATTGGCCGGCCGATCTTCGCCTCGGTTTTATCAATTCTGATCGTGCTGGTCGGCGGCATCTCCCTGATCCAGCTGCCGATCGCGCAATATCCCGAAATCGCGCCTCCCACCATCCAGATCAGCACGGTCTATCCCGGCGCGAACGCGCAGGTCGTCGCCGAAACGGTCGCCACCCCGCTCGAACAGGAAGTCAACGGGGTCGAGGATATGCTGTACTTGTCCTCGCAATCGACCAACAGCGGCAACATGGCGCTGACGGTCACCTTCAAGCCGGGCACCAATATGGACAAGGCGCAGGTGCTGGTACAGAACCGGGTCGCACTGGCCGAGCCGAAGCTGCCCGAAGAAGTGCGCCGTCAGGGCATCAGCGTGAAAAAACGCAGTCCGGACCTGAGCCTGGTGGTCAATCTGATTTCGCCGGACAAGCGCTACGACAGCGTTTATCTGAGCAATTACGCACTGCTGCAGTTGAAAGACACGCTGGCGCGGCTGCCGGGCGTCGGCGATCTCGCGATCTTCGGCGCGCGCGACTACAGCATGCGCCTGTGGCTGAATCCGGAAAAGATCGCCGCGCGCGATCTGACCGCGAGCGACGTGGTGAACGCGATCCGCGAACAGAACATCCAGGTGGCGGCCGGCGTGGTCGGCCAGCCGCCTGCCACCGAAAAAACCGACTTCCAGTATACGATCAGCACGCTCGGCCGGCTGAGCGAGCCCGAGCAATTCGCCGACATCGTGATCAAGCAGGGTCCCGAAGGCCAAATCACGCGGCTGAAAGACGTCGCCCGCATCGAGTTGGGCGCGAAGGACTACAATTCCGGCCTGTTCCTGGACGGCGAACCTTCGGTCGGCCTCGCAATTTTCCAACTGCCCGGCTCCAACGCGCTCGAAACCAAGGAAGCGGTCATGGATGCGATGGCCAAGTTGAAGAAAAACTTCCCCAAAGGCATGGACTACGTGCTGGTCTACGATACGGTCGTGTTCGTCCAGAAGTCGATCGAAGCGGTGGTGAAGACCTTGTTCGAAGCCATCCTGCTGGTCGTGCTGGTGGTCGTGATCTTTTTGCAGAACTGGCGCGCGACCGTCATTCCGCTGCTCGCGGTGCCGGTGTCGCTGATCGGCACGTTCGCGGTGATGGCCGCCCTCGGCCTGTCGCTGAATACGCTGTCGCTGTTCGGGCTGGTGCTCGCGATCGGGATCGTCGTCGATGACGCGATCGTCGTGGTCGAAAACGTCGAGCGCCACATCGCGCTGGGTCTGAGAGCCCGGGAAGCGGCGCGCAAGGCGATGTCCGAAGTCGTCGGCCCGATCATCGCGACCGCGCTGGTGCTGGTCGCGGTGTTCGTGCCGACCGCGTTCATCACCGGCGTGTCGGGTGCATTCTACAAACAGTTCGCGTTGACCATCGCGGTGTCGACCCTGATCTCCGCGTTCAACTCGCTGACCCTGAGCCCGGCGCTCTGCGCGCTATTGCTGGACCGCGCGCACGGCGACAAGGACTGGTTTACGCGCCTGTTCGACCGCCTATTCGGCCGTTTCTTCCATGTTTTCAACCGGTTTTTCGACCGCTTCAGCGAAGGCTACTCGCGCCTGGTCGGCCGGCTGATCCGGATGACCGCGGTCGTGCTGGTCCTTTACGTCGGACTCAACGGCCTGAACATCCTGGCGTTCGAAAAAGTACCGACCAGCTTCATCCCGCAACAGGACCAGGGCTATCTGATACTGTATGCGCAGTTGCCTGATGCGGCTTCGCTGAGCCGTACGCAGGCCGTGGTACAGCAGACGACGAAAATCGTACTGGATACGCCGGGCGTGAACCATGTGATCGCTTACGCGGGCTGGTCGGTGATCTCGGGCGCCAACCAGTCCAACGTCGCCACCCTGTTCGCGCGCCTGAAGCCTTTCGAAGAACGCGCCGGACGGCCCGATCTGTACGCCGACTCGGTGATCAAAAAACTCAACCAAAGCCTTGCGGCCGTGCAGGATGCGCATATTGCGGTGTTTCCGCCGCCCCCGGTCCGCGGCATCAGTACGATCGGCGGCTTCAAGCTGCAAATCCAGGACCGCACCAATGCGGGAATCGCCGAACTGCAGCGGGTGAATGCGGAAATGATCGCCCAAGGTAACCGGCAGCCCGGCTTGACCGGTCTGTTCACGACCTTTCGCGCCGACGTGCCGCAGTTGTTCGTGGATGTGGACCGTACCCGCGTCAAGGCGATGAACGTGCCGCTGCAGGAGGTCTTCGATACCTTGCAGATTTATCTGGGCTCTGCGTACGTGAACGATTTCAACGCCTTCGGACGGACCTATCAGGTAATCGCCCAGGCCGATTCCGAATTTCGCCTGCGCCCCGAGGATATCGCCGAACTGAAGACCCGGAACGTGAAAGGCGGCATGGTGCCGCTGCGCTCTCTGGTCGAGGTCGAGGACATCAAAGGGCCGGACAAGATCACCCGCTACAACATGTATCCCGCCGCCGAGATCAACGGCAGCACCCTGCCCGGCGTCAGCTCGGGCCAGGCGATCGAGCTGATGGACAAGGTTCTGAACGCGGAACTGCCGCGGGGATTCGGCTACGAATGGACCGAGCTCAGCCTGCAGCAGATACTGGCCGGCAACGTCGCGCTGCTGGTGTTTCCGCTCAGCGTGGTCTTCGTGTTCCTGGCGCTCGCCGCCCAGTACGAAAGCTGGTCGCTGCCGTTCGCGGTGATCCTGATCGTGCCGATGTGCATCCTGTCCTCGATGGCGGGCGTCTGGATGAGCGGGATGGACAACAACATCTTCACCCAGGTCGGCTTCATCGTACTGGTCGGCCTGGCCAGCAAAAACGCGATCCTGATCGTCGAGTTCGCCAAGCGCCGGCACGAAGAGGGCCTCGATCACTTCACAGCCGCCGTCGAAGCCTCCCGAATCCGGCTGCGTCCGATCCTGATGACTTCGTTCGCGTTCATCATGGGCGTATTTCCGCTGGTGGTCGCCGAAGGCGCCGGGGCCGAATCGCGCCGGCTGCTGGGCACGGCGGTGTTCAGCGGGATGACCGGCGTCACCTTGTTCGGCCTGCTGCTGACGCCGGTCTTTTATGTCACGGCGCAGGGCCTGGCGCAACGTATGGCCGCGTCAAAATCTAAAACCGGCCAGGCGGCCGATCAACTTTCCTCCGGATCGAAATCATGA